TTCGGGCCGTCGCAGGCGGTGAGCCCCCAGAGGTCGGCCCCGTATCCCTTGAAGTTCCCGGGGTTGGCGATCGCGTAGGCGCGCTGCGAGTAGACGGCGCGGCGCGAGTTCTCGAAGTAGTCGATCCCCTTCCCCTGCATGTAGCCGTCGCGGATCCCGCGGAAGTCGACGAAGACGTGCGAGTACTGGTGGCCGAAGAGCGGGCCGAAGTTGACCATCTCGTAGCCTTGGAAGGGCGCCCAGTCGTACGTCGCGGTGTAGGTCGTCCACGCGTCGCCGGCGATCGCGTGCGTCGGCGAGCCGAGGGCGAGGATGTAGAGGATCATCCCCTCGTTGTACCCCTTCCAGTCGAGCGGGTGGAACCCGTTCTCCGGCGTCCAGCCCATCGAGATGAGCGGCGGGCGCGGACGCGCCCAGCCCCACTCGACGCGTCCGTAGAGCGCGTCGGCCGCGACGCCGATCGCCCGCTCGTCGGCGGCGTCGCCGTCGAAGTACTCCTTCGCCGCCAGCGCGCCGGCCACGAGCAGCGCGGTGTCGATCGTCGAGAGCTCGACGTCGGAGGCGAAGCGCGTGCCGTCCGAGAACTTGAGGAAGTGGTAGAAGAACCCCTTGTAGCCGGCGACCCCCGTGGACTGCGGCCCCTGCGGCAGGTTCAGCAGGTACTCCAGCGTCGTGCGGGTCCGCGCGGCGGCCGCGGCGCGCGTCACGTAGCCGCGCTCCGCGCCGATCGTGTAGGAGGCGAGGCCGAAGCCGATCGCGGCGACGCTGCTGAAGTTGCGCGTCGGCCAGCGGTCCGGCACGAGCCCCGTGGCCGGGTCGGCCGTATCCCAAAACCATTGGAAGGTCCGCGCCTCGAGCGCCTCGAGCAGCGGGTCGAGCCGCGCGGCGCGCGGCAGCGGCGCGCGCGGCGAGGCGGCGGGATTGGCGCGGCGCGGCGATTCCGCGGCCGCGGCGGAGTCGCCCGCGGGACGCGTCGCCGACAGCGGAAGGCGGCAGTCGCCGGCCGCGACGAGCGCGAGCGCGGCGAGGACGACGGCGACGACGGAGAGACGGCCGGGCGGGCGGCGTCCGCGGCGCGCGGCGGCGTCCGTGCCGACGTCGTCCGGCGCCGATTCCGCCGCGGCGCGCCCGGACGCGGCGTGCCTTGCGTCCATGCGGGCCTCCTTCGAACGACTATGCGCCGGACGGGCGGCGGCGGTCCAGAGGGACCGGCCGCCGCCCGCGGCGTCGAGACTACTAATGGACGATCAAGCGATCAGAAGTGGTAGTTCATGCCGACCTGGATCCGGCGCGGGTTGAGCTGGCAGGTCCCCTTGCCGAAGTCGGGGCCCGTCACGCCGCCCGGCTGGATCAGGCTCTGGTCCCAGCCGAAGCAGGAGTCGTTGCGGAAGTTGAAGATGTTCACGCCCTCGACCATCAGGCCGACGCGCTGTCCCTTCCCGAGCTCGAAGTCCTTCTCGAGGCGCATGTCCATGCTGCGGTAGGCCCACCAGTCGCCGGGGAGGATGAAGCTGTGCTTCTGCGGACGCCCTTCGTTCCAGGCGTTGCGGAAGTGGTCCCAGCCCTGCGACGCGTCGTAGATCGTGTGCGGCGTGCCCGAGCCGAGGGTGATCAGCGTGCTGACCTTGAAGCCGTAGGGCAGGCCGACGATCCCGCTCATCACGAGGCGGTGCCGCTCGTCGTCGTCGCCGGGGTAGAAGTAGAGGCTGTCCGGCGAGGCGTAGTCGAAGGCGCTGAACAGGTCGCCGCCGTTCTTCTCCGACTTGGAGAGGGTGTAGGCGGCGGAGAAGCCCCACTTGTCCTTGGCGGTGTAGGGCTTTTCCCACGTCATGTAGGCCGCCTTGTACTTCGTCTGCTTCGCGTCGCTGCTGATGAAGACGTTGGAGTAGTCGGCGGTGCCGGCGCAGCCGCTGATCCCGAGGACCCGCGTGGCGCAGAAGTAGGTGAGGAGGTTCTTGCTGTCCACCTTGGAGACCGACAGCGCGCCGATCCACTGGCCGAACGTGCGGCGCACGCCCAGGCTCCACTGATCGGACTGCGGCGGCTTGGTGTTGTTGTCCACGAGGTAGAGCTCCGGCTTGCCGTAGCCCTGCGCGATCAGCGTCTGGAGGCCGGCCTTGGAGAGGTAGGAGTCCTGCCACGGGATGCGGCCCGCCTCGCCGGTCGTCGTGAAGTTGAAGGTCAGCGTCTGGTAGTTGAGGCGGTACTTCTCGTCGAGCAGGTCGTTGTAGAGCTGGCGGTCGAAGTAGCGGCCGTAGCCGCCGAAGACCACCGTCTTGCCGTCGCCGGCGACGTCCCAGGAGAAGCCGAGCCGGGGCTGGATCATCCCCTTGTAGGCCGGGCGCTGGCCGCCGTCGGTGAAGTAGGCGTCGGGGAGGTTGATCCCGGAGTTGATCAGGTTCTGGCGGACGCCGGCCGGGGTCACGTAGTTGTTGTTCAGCATGTCCGTCTCGTAGTCCCAGCGCAGGCCGAGGTTGATCTCGAGCTGCTGCACCGGGCGCCAGTCGTCCTGGACGAACACGCCGTACTCGTTGTTGCTCTCGGAGAGGTCGGGGTTGCCGTAGCCGAACTGGGCCTGGTACGGGATCGCGTACCGCTCTTCGCCCGTGGCCAGCGGCTTCCAGCTCTGGTAGTGGAACAGCGGGTTGTTGAACAGTTCCTTCATGATGTCGTAGCGGGCGAAGCCGGCCGTCGCGCCGACCTTGACCGCGTGCTCGCCGTGCCAGGTGAAGAGGTGCGACAGGTCGTCGCGCAGCACGAAGCGGTCCTGCTTGAAGTCCTGCTGCGAGTCCTTGCCGCCGACGCGGAAGAAGAAGTCGCCCTCGTAGACCTTGCCGATCGTGTCCGGGTTCAGCTCGGTCGGGTTCCACTCGTAGCGCTGGAAGTTGGCCTGCGCCTCGTTGACCCACTTGCCGAGCAGCCAGCGGTGGCTGAGGTTGAGGGTCGTGACGTCGACGCGGAAGTCCTCGGCCGCCTCGTAGGCGGTCGTCGTGCCGAAGCCGCGCGTCTCGCGGTCGCGCCGGACGTTGACGGTGAAGTCGAGCGTCTGGTTGGCGGCCGGCTGGTAGGACAGCTTGCCGAAGAACAGCTTGGCGCGGAACGGGCTGTTGAAGTTCCCGTCGTACTGCTCGAGCTGCGGGCGCAGCCACGTCGGGACGTTGGCGTTGGCGGCGAGGAAGACCGGGTACTCGCGGTCCTGGTCGTTCTGCTCGTACGAGACGAACAGGTGCAGCTTGTCCTTGATCAGCGGGCCGCCGGCGCTCACGCCGCCCTGCCAGCGCTTGTAGTCCTGCTTCGGCTCGCCGCGGTCCGCGCTGAAGCGGTCCTGCGAGACGAGGCCGTTCGGCTGGTACTGGGCGAAGCGGTCGCCCGACCACTCGTTGCCGCCGGTCTTGGTCACGGCGGTGATGATCGCCGAGGCCGCCTTGTCGTACTCGGCCTTGAAGTTGCTGGTCAGGACGCGGAACTCCTGCACGGCGTTCTGCGGGAACGGATTGCCGCGGCTGGAATCCTGGCCGACGACGCCGCCCTGCAGCACGTCGTTCTTGAAGCTCACGCCGTCGATGAAGACGTTCCCCTGCCGGGCGCTCTGGCCGTTGGCGCGGAACTCGAGGTTGCCGTCGGAAGTGTTGGAGACGCGCACGCCGGGGGCGAGGGCCGCGAAGTTGAGGAAGTTGCGCTCGTTCTGCGGCAGCGCCTCCATCTGCTCCGGGGTGACGTTCGTCGCGATTTCCGGCGTCCGGACCTCGACGACGCGGCGGCCGATCACGGTGACGTTCTCGACCTTCAGCTCTTCCGGCGAGAGCTTGAACTGGATCGACGCGACCTGCCCGACGAGGAGCTGCAGCGTCCTCGCCAGCGGGTGGTACGTCGTCAGCGACACCTTGACGTCGTAGACGCCCGGGGCGAGGCCGGCGATGCGGAAGCCGCCGTCGGCCCCCGTGACGTCGCTGTAGGTGAAGCCGGTGTCCTTGTTCAGCGCCTCGACCGTCGCTCCGGCGGCGGGGGCGCCCTTCTCGTCCACGACCAGTCCGCGGACCGTCGCGGTGGCCGTCTGCGCCCAGACCAGCGGCGCCGCCCAAAGGAGCGTCG
This is a stretch of genomic DNA from bacterium. It encodes these proteins:
- a CDS encoding Tat pathway signal protein encodes the protein MDARHAASGRAAAESAPDDVGTDAAARRGRRPPGRLSVVAVVLAALALVAAGDCRLPLSATRPAGDSAAAAESPRRANPAASPRAPLPRAARLDPLLEALEARTFQWFWDTADPATGLVPDRWPTRNFSSVAAIGFGLASYTIGAERGYVTRAAAAARTRTTLEYLLNLPQGPQSTGVAGYKGFFYHFLKFSDGTRFASDVELSTIDTALLVAGALAAKEYFDGDAADERAIGVAADALYGRVEWGWARPRPPLISMGWTPENGFHPLDWKGYNEGMILYILALGSPTHAIAGDAWTTYTATYDWAPFQGYEMVNFGPLFGHQYSHVFVDFRGIRDGYMQGKGIDYFENSRRAVYSQRAYAIANPGNFKGYGADLWGLTACDGPNDGAHPDVDGNVRSFMTYGARAAAANELRDDGTIAPTAAAGSLPFAPEIVLPALRSMVRRGTAGAFTRYGFVDAFNLTYGPADPPAMGRYVAGVGWFDTDYLGIDQGPIVAMIENHRSGLLWSLCRRDAYIVAGLRRAGFSGGWLDAAP
- a CDS encoding TonB-dependent receptor yields the protein MNHESTKRRSALWLAVLATLLWAAPLVWAQTATATVRGLVVDEKGAPAAGATVEALNKDTGFTYSDVTGADGGFRIAGLAPGVYDVKVSLTTYHPLARTLQLLVGQVASIQFKLSPEELKVENVTVIGRRVVEVRTPEIATNVTPEQMEALPQNERNFLNFAALAPGVRVSNTSDGNLEFRANGQSARQGNVFIDGVSFKNDVLQGGVVGQDSSRGNPFPQNAVQEFRVLTSNFKAEYDKAASAIITAVTKTGGNEWSGDRFAQYQPNGLVSQDRFSADRGEPKQDYKRWQGGVSAGGPLIKDKLHLFVSYEQNDQDREYPVFLAANANVPTWLRPQLEQYDGNFNSPFRAKLFFGKLSYQPAANQTLDFTVNVRRDRETRGFGTTTAYEAAEDFRVDVTTLNLSHRWLLGKWVNEAQANFQRYEWNPTELNPDTIGKVYEGDFFFRVGGKDSQQDFKQDRFVLRDDLSHLFTWHGEHAVKVGATAGFARYDIMKELFNNPLFHYQSWKPLATGEERYAIPYQAQFGYGNPDLSESNNEYGVFVQDDWRPVQQLEINLGLRWDYETDMLNNNYVTPAGVRQNLINSGINLPDAYFTDGGQRPAYKGMIQPRLGFSWDVAGDGKTVVFGGYGRYFDRQLYNDLLDEKYRLNYQTLTFNFTTTGEAGRIPWQDSYLSKAGLQTLIAQGYGKPELYLVDNNTKPPQSDQWSLGVRRTFGQWIGALSVSKVDSKNLLTYFCATRVLGISGCAGTADYSNVFISSDAKQTKYKAAYMTWEKPYTAKDKWGFSAAYTLSKSEKNGGDLFSAFDYASPDSLYFYPGDDDERHRLVMSGIVGLPYGFKVSTLITLGSGTPHTIYDASQGWDHFRNAWNEGRPQKHSFILPGDWWAYRSMDMRLEKDFELGKGQRVGLMVEGVNIFNFRNDSCFGWDQSLIQPGGVTGPDFGKGTCQLNPRRIQVGMNYHF